GCTCCAGCCGCTTCTTGGGCGGCAACATGCGAAATTCGGGCCGACCGGCCATGCGGGACAAATCATCCATCTCCCGGCGGATGCGTTTGATCCGCAACTGAAAGGCGTGCTCGTCGGGGCGGATTCTGGCGGCGATGTCCGCCAGCTCCACCAATTCGCCAGCCAGAACGCGAAAAGACTCCGGATGGATGTCCCGGGCCTTCTGCCGCTTGGCAGCCAGCTCACGCAGCACTCTTTTGAACCATTCTACCATGGACGCCCTCCCATGGGCCTCAGCCTCCGCTGGAAAGACCGTGCAGCATCCCAAGCAACAGGAACAAATACAGCGACCATTTGATGAGCACCACGGCCAAGGCCTGGGAATAGGCCGCACCATGGACCTTTTTCAGGCCGATGGCCTGGAGCATCATGTACCAGATGAGGATCACCGGCGATAATAACTGTCCGGCCACGGGCACGGCCGAGAGCACCGTGGGGGCCGCGCTGTAGCACATGACCCGGAAGGTCTCGTCGAATTTTTTGCTGTTGCCGCGCAGAAGCATGAGCAGAAGATGCGTCAACCCCGCGTCCAGGTAGATTCCGGCGGCCATGAAGACCGGGACCATGATCAGCAGGATCAGGAAGCCGATGCCCGGCACCCCGGCCATGGCCGCCAGGGCGTCGGTCTGGCCCGTGTCCGCGAGCTTGGCCCGGACCCCCAAAAGCGCCCATAAAAAATCCACCAGAAGCAGAAATTCGCTCAAAAGCAGATTGAAGACCATGGCCTTGCCCTTGCCCCGGCCAGGCGGCATGGACTCGAAAAATTCCACAGGCTGAAACAGGATGCGCTTGAGCGTCAACACCAGCCCAGGGAAAAATCCGTAGGCGTCCAGACGCTCCCAGGGCACCTCGCCCTGGGCGGCATCGTCCGGCCGACCCTCCGGGAAAGGCCCGTGCGAATCGGACGAAGAGGACGAATCAGACGAAGAGGACGAATCGGGCGAAGAGAACGAGTCGGTCGCGCCCCGGCCGTCGCCGCGCCGGGCCTTCGCCCCAGGCGCCTCGTCCGTCTCGTCGGGAGCCGGACCATTGCCGCCAGAAGCAGCGGCAGGCCTCTGCGCATGCGTGTCTTCGGGGGCCGCCGCCGCCGGGGGCGACACAGCCTGGGGCCGGACGCCGGGGGCCGGAGCTGACCCGGGTTCCTCAGTGGCGCGCCCGGCAGGGGCCTCACCGGCCGGGGCCGTCGCGACACGAGCAGGGCCGCCTGCGGCATGGGCAGGGCCGCCTGCGGCATGGGCAGGGCCGCCTGCGGCATGGGCAGGGCCGCCTGTGGCATGGGCGGCAGGCCGTGGCGGCGGCGTCAGGCGCGCCGTGTCCTCGTCATCCATGGCCTGGAGCCTGGCCCAGATGTCGCGTACGCCGTTTTGCTCCTGGCGCGCCTCGGATCGAGGTTCGCGCCCGGCGGGTTCGGAGGCGCGCAACCGTTCTTCCGCATGTTCCGGCCGGGGTGGCGGGTCTATGGCCGCCGGGTGCGGGGCCATGCGAAGCGGCGTGGACTCTTCCGATGCAACGGGGGCCTCCTCGGCCGGGGCCGAGGGTTCCCAATGGGCCGACGGCGGCGGAAAAACACGGCCCTGGCCGCGTGGCGCGTCCGGCGTCGAGGGATCATATTCGCCGTGCATGGCCGGATCGGCCGCGCCCTTGGGCTCACGGCCATGCCGCACGGCACCCGGGAAACGCGGGGAAGCGCCAAGACCGGCACGCGGGGCGTACCCATCCCTCTCCTCCCCGGAGAACCTGGGTTCGGACGCGGGCTGTTCGTAAGCAGATGAGGACGGATCGAAGCCGTCCTCGAAATCGCGGAACCGGAAGCGATGCCTGCATTTGGGACAGGTGGCCACGGCGGTCGCGGCGGGCACCTTCCCATCCGGCACGTCCCGGCTAAAGCCGCATTCTGGGCAGGTAATGCGCATTGGTCTCCCTGAAAAAAAGCCGACCGATCACGAATCCCCCATCTCCAGACCGGTCGCGTTTTTTGCGATGTTAGCCCGTCCCCGCGCGCAAAGCAACAACCCCGCGTTGCGGCGGATGCCCGCAGGCACACTCCGGAAGCACAGGATTCTCCCCGCCCTACGGTTGGTTGCGAAAAATAGCGGTTCCCCGGCGTCATCTCGCAGGGAATCGGCGGATCAGGCCGCGTCCAGCATTTCGGGCCGACGGACGGGACGCTCGTCTCGCGCCCTGCCCTCGAAACCAGGGCGTCTGATTTATGAATACAACGATTTGAAATACCTTTGCTTTCTAAAAAATCCCGGCGTGGTTTCCACAGGACGCAACATTAGGAGGCGCTTTTCTGCTCCCGGGCCGTGGCGTAGGCCGCAAACGCCCGCCGCATGGGACTGTGGACCTGGGGCGGCGGCATGGGGGCCTGGGACGGTTCCGGAGACGCCGCCACGGCGGGCCCTGCGGCGGCCCCCGGACGCGGGGCGGCAGCAGGAGCGCCCACCCGGGGCGGCGCAACTGGGGGGACGATCCGGGCGGCCGCAGCCGAGGCCGCTTCTCCCCCGGAGACGTCCGCCGCGGGGGGGGCGGCTCTCTTGGCGAAACCGGGAAAGCTGACGGGGGCCTTGGCCGGGGCCTTCGGCTCGGCCTTTGCGGCCATGGAAGGCGGCGCAACGCCATAGGGGGCGCTTTGGGGTTGGGGAGCGGCGGCCGGCTGGCCGGTGACCTCGGCGTTGGCCGCACGAAAGGCGTCGCGCAGCCCGGCGAGGATCTTCATGACCTCGTCGATGATGGCCGTGTCCATCTTCAGATTGGCCTGCAAGAGCTTCGTGCTGCAAATGAAGTAGAGCTTTTGCAGATTTTCAGCCAACGTCCCGCCTTTCTGGGCGTTTAGGCTCGACTGCAACTCGGCCAGGATATCCAGGGCCCGGGAGATGAGGATGCCCTTTTGGGCGTAGTCCCTGGCGGCAATTTTTTCCTTGGCCTGGCCGAGGAACTTGATCGCTCCTTCATAGAGCAGCAGAAGAATGTCCCCCTGGCTGGTGGTGTTGACCTGTGTCTTGAGATACGCCTTGGCGGCTGTTTGCATATCCTGATTCTCCGTTGGCGTCCCTCTTGCGTTCGCTACTCGTCCAGATCCGCAATCTGGCTCTCCAGAGAGGTGCTGATGTTGTCGTAGTAGCCCAGGAGGGCGTCAAGCCTGGCGTAGCGTTCGCGCAGGCGGCTCTCCATCAAGGTGATGCGATTCTCTTCATACTCAATCTTCTTATCGATCATATCGGTAATATCATTATAGTTGTCTTCGAGAATCGCCAAAGGTCCGGTATCTGAATCTGTCAAGTCTCCGAGATTATTTATTAATTCCCCTGTCTTGCCAAGCTTCATGGAACTCGTTCCGGAATAGCTGCCATCCGTGAGGTTCTTGATTTCAAGAAGCAGGCCGTTTTCCGGATTCCCCTTGCCCTGCCCCAGGATGGTGTTGCCGCTTATCTTCGCCTCATGGCCGTTGATGGTGGCCGAGGTGATCACCCCCCCGGACACGGTATAGGCCACCTTGTAGGTTCCGGCCTCGGTGATGCCCTGGATGTGCGAGGCATAGCTGAAATCCGAGGAGTTGGTGCTTCCCTCGTAGTCGGCCGAAAAAAGCGAGGCCACTGCGTCGATGTCCTTTTCCAGGGCCGCATCCAAGACTTCGTCGTCGATGACCAGAAGTCCCGCAGTGACCGAACCTTCCTGGGCGTCGGTCATGATGCCGATGGAGGACAGGGAGGTGTAGGGGTCGGTGGCCCAGTCGAATCCGATGGCGCTGCCGGCCGTCGCATCCTTGAGGCGGCTGCTGATGAGCTGGATGCCGTAGTTGCCCGTGAGCAGCGACCCGATCTGGGTTTGCTCGCTATCCGTACTGGTCGAGACCGAACTTCCCGTGGTCGTGACCTTGGTGAGGTCTATGATCATGGTGCGTACGGCGTTGACCTGCTCCACGAAGGTTTCGATGTTTTCCTTGACCGAATCCAGGTCCGTTTCAATGTCCAGGTCCGCTTCACCGGCGCTACGCAGGTTCAGGGTCACGCCCTCGATGACGTCGGAGATGCTGTTGGTGGCCCGGGACATATACGTCGCAGGCCAGCCGTCCACCTTGAGCAGGGCGTCCTGGTTGGTCTGGGAGGTGGTGAAATCGGAGGAACCGTAGCCGGCCAGTGTCGTCGTGTCCGAAATCTCCAGGGTGGACTCGGCGCCGGTGTCCATGCCGCGCAGTTGGAGATGATAGGCGGTCCCGTCGTTGACGATGGCGGCCTTGACCCCGGGGTTGTCGCCGTCGATGTTGATGAGGTTTTTGAGGTCGGTCAGGGAGGCTCCGGCCGGGACGGCCACGGAATAGGTCTTGCCCTCATAGACATAGGCGAAGATGCGGGACGCGCCCGAGGTATTGATGCTTTCCGTGGTGGTGGCCACGCCGTCCGTGGTGGCCATGATCTTGTTCTTGGCGATCTGCTTGACTTCTATCGCATGCGTGCCTTCCTGGGCATCGGCCCCGGCCGTGGCCGAGAGCACGTTGCCGTCGGAGGAGCCCGCGGTCTTGACCAGGAACTCGCCTGTGGTGTCCATGCCTTCCAGGGCGGTCTTGAGCGACAGCATCTGGGTATTGAGCTCCTGGAACGCCTCGATCTTGTCCGTCCAGGACGTGCGCCATGTCTCCAGGCTGGTGATGCGGGTTTGCTCCACCGCCACGAGCTTGTCGATCATGGAGGCGAAGTCCGTGCCGCTGCCAAGGCCCGTGAAGGTGATCGCGCCGGAAGTCGAGGTGGTGCTCATAATGCTTCTCCAGGAAAAAACTGCCGCTGTCCGGTTTTTTTCCCTTTCCCAAGCAAGCATGATGCCGCAGGGCGAAAAGGGCCGGACCGCCTGGGCGATCCGGCCCTTGACGTTGCCCCGGGAGGCCGGGGCCTTTTTTCGTCTTATCGGCCGATTGCGACGTTTCCATAGGGCGCGCGGCCCCTGAAAACTAGCCCATCAGCGACAGGGCCATACGCGGCAGGGAGTTGGCCTGGGAGAGCATGGCCACCGCCGCCTGGGTCAGGATCTGCTGGCGCACGAACTCGGTCATCTCCGTGGCCACGTCCACGTCGGAGATGCGCGATTCGGCGGCCTGGAGGTTCTCGGCCTGGATCTCCAGGTTGGTGATGGTGTTTTCCAGGCGGTTCTGCAAGGCGCCGAGGTTGGCCCGGATCTTGTCCTTGGAGACAATGGCGTTCTTGAGCGTATCCAGGCTGGCCTGGGCCAGGGCCTGGGTGGAGATGCTGTTGCTGGCGGCCAGGCCGACGCCCAGAGCCGAGGCCGTGGCCGTGCCGATCTGGATATAGTAATAGTCCTCGGCGCTGTCGTTGGCCGTGCCGAAGTGGACCTTGAGCTTGCCGGTGGATTGCAGGCCGGCCCCGTTGTGGGTGGACGAGGACAGGTTTCCGTTTAACAGGTAGAGGCCGTTGAAGTCCGTGGCGTTGGCGATTCGGGTGATTTCCGAGGCCATGGCCTGGTATTCCGAGTCGATGATCAGACGCTGATCCGAGGTGTAGGTGCCGGTGGCCGCCTGTTCGGCCAGTTCCTTCATGCGGATGAGCTTTTCGTCGATGACCCCGAGCGCCCCGTCCGCCGTCTGGATGAGCGAGATGGCGTCGTTGGCGTTGCGCACGCCCTGGTTCAGGGCGGCGATGTCGGCCCGCATGAGTTCGCGAACGGCCAGGCCTGCGGCGTCGTCGGCGGCGGTGCCGATGCGCAGTCCCGAGGACAGGCGGCGGGTGGATGTGGCCAGGGCGCCGTAGGCGGTGCTCAGGTTGCGGGTGGCGTTGTCGGCCATCAAGTTGTGGTTGATGATCAGGGACATGGTTTTTTCCTCCGTGAATGACGTTTCGGCTTCCTTGCCGTTAGTTGACCCGTCGTTCGTCGGCACTCCCGGCGTGTGACGGCTCATCACTTTTGTTGAATTTCTTATCGACATCGGCAGGTGGGTTCTTTAGCCGGACAAAAAAAACCGCGCCGAGGCGCGGTTGAGGGAACGGGCCACTCCCCCCAGGGGGGCGGCAGGAGATTCAGGCCACGCCGGAGGCCATGGCCGCCGCCAGCAGGGCCTTGGCCCGGTCGGGGTCCAGGCCGCGCCGCCGGGAGATGTCCGCCAGGTTCTCCTCGGCGTCGCTCGGGCGCTGATAGATGGGGTCCGGGGGAAGCACGGCGTCCCGGGCCGGGCCTGTGGCGGCGGCGGCCAGGATGTCGGCGTCGGGAAAGGCCGCCTCGTCGGAGAGCAGGCAGGCCTCGGGAAACACGGCGGCGAAGGCCTCCCGGTTGTTGCGCAATCCCGAGCCGACAACCGCCGCATCCTCGAAAGCCCCCTCCCCGTCCGGGGGGAAAAACGACTCCCACGCCGCCTGGGCGGCCAGGGGGGCGGGCAGAACCCGGACAGGGCCGACAGGGCTCGGGGCCTGGCCCGCCCGGGCCGTAAACGCCTGCACATACGTGAGCCCCTTGCGGGCATGCACCACGGCGGCGACGCGTTTCGCCCCGGGACGCAGGGCAAAGGCGGCCCGGGCGACCAGGGGCGGATAGGCCAGCCCCCACAGGGGAATCCCGGTCCCCAGCCGCAGCCCCTCGGCCACGGCCAGGCTCACCCGGATGCCGGTAAAGCTCCCCGGCCCGCAGACGCAGGCCACCCCGGCCAGCCCGGCCGGGCTCATCCCGGCCCGGGAAAGGGCCTCGGCCATGGCCGGAACCAAAAACGTCATGGCCACGCCCTGCCCCTTTGCCGAAAAGGCCTCCCGCACCCGCCCGGCCTCGGCCAGGACCACGCGCAGCACCTCTTCCACGGCGCACAGAACCAGCGTCGGCCCTGCCACCGGCCCGGGGAGATCAGACAAAGATGCGTTGCAGGTCATTGTACAGGGCCAGGGCCATGAGCCCGATCAGGAAGGCCAATCCCACCCGGGTGGTGATCTGCTGCCAGCGCTGGCTCACCGGACGGCGGAAGACCGTCTCCAGGGTGAAGAAAAGGATGTGGCCGCCGTCGAGAACCGGGATGGGCAACAGGTTCAGGATGCCCAGGTTGATGCTGATGACGGCGGTCAGGGCCAGCACGTTGGCCAGGCCCTCGGCGGCCTGCCTGCTCACCATTTGGGCGATCATGATCGGGCCGCCCAGGCTGTCCAGGGGGACCACCCGCTGGATGAGCTTGAGCATGCCCAGAAGCGTCATGGACACCACCTCCCAGGTGCGGGTCAGGGCCTCTCCGGCCGACGACCCGGTCCCCAGGGGCGTGGATATGGTTTTCCCGGCCGAGACCAGCCCCAGAAGCGGCACGCGCTCCTCCTCGCCGAAGATGTTCTTGGTCACCTGCATCCGGGGCGTCAGGGTCACCTGGACCCGGGATGCGGCCCCGTCCGGGCCGCGCTCGATCTCCAGGGTCACGGGCTTTTCCCCGGTCTGGCGCACGGTTCCGGCCAAATCGTCCCAGTGGGCCACGGGCTTGCCGTCGATGGCCACCACCCGGTCGTCAGGAAGGATGCCCGCGACCTCGGCCGGGCTGTCCTTTTGCACCTGCCCGATGACCGGCAGCACCTCCATGCGCCCGTAGGACAGAAAAAGCCCCCAGAAAATCAGCCAGGCCAGGATGAAGTTGAACCCGGGACCGGCGGCCACCACCAGCATGCGCTGCCAGGCCGGACGCAGCCGGAAAAACGTGCTGGGAGCGAACCCCTCCGGGGCCTCTTCCTCGGGATCCTGGGCCGCCAACTGCACATAGCCCCCCAGGGGGATGGCCGACAGGAGATACCGGGTGGCCCCCAGCTTGAAACCGAACAGTTTGGGGCCAAAACCAAGGGAAAAGGTCACCACGCCGATGCCGAACAACCGGGCCACGGCGAAGTGCCCGAGCTCGTGAAAAAAAATAAGGCCCCCGAGCACCAGGGCCACGGACAAAACGCTTTCCATCCGATTCCTTGTTGTTTTTCGTGTTGCGGCGGATTTGAAAAGGGCTTCAACCCCGAGGGGCGCCCCCCTCGGCCCGCTCCCGGACCCGCCGCCGGGTCGTGCGGTCAATCTCCAATATAGCATCCAAATCGTCGGCGTAAACCCCCGCCTGGGTCGTCAGGGCGAAATCCACCAGCCGGGGGATGTCCAGAAAGGCGATCCGGCCGGCCAAAAAAAGCTCCACGGCGGTTTCATTGGCCGCATTCAGCGCCACCGGCCCCCAGGCCCCCAACGACAGGCTGTGCCGGGCCAGGGAGAGACAGGGAAAATCGTCGTGGCGCGGGGCCTCGAAGGTCAGGGAGCCCAGGGCCACCAGATCCACGGCAGGCAGATCAAGCGGTGTGCGCCGGGGATAGCCCAGGCAGTAGGCGATGGCCACACGCATGTCCGGCGGCCCCAGGTGGGCCAGAAGCGACCCGTCATGGTAGCGGGCCAGGGAATGGACGATGCTTTGGGGATGCACCACCACCTCCACCCGCTCCGGGGGCAGTCCGAACAGGCGGCAGGCCTCGATGACCTCCAGGCCCTTGTTCATGAGCGTGGCCGAATCCACGCTGATTTTCGGACCCATGGACCAGTTGGGATGATTGAGCGCCTGCTCCCGGGTGACCGTCTGCAAAAACGCGGCGGGCTTGTCCCGAAACGGCCCCCCCGAGGCCGTCAGCACAAGCGTCGCCACATGGGGCAGCTCCCGCAGGCCCGGGCCGCCCAGGGCCTGGAACAGGGCATTGTGCTCCGAGTCCACGGGCAGGATCACGGCCCCGCTCTCCCGGCAGGCCTGCCGGATGAGATCCCCCGCCAGGACCAGGGATTCCTTGTTGGCCAGGGCCACGAGCTTCCCGGCCCGGGCCGCGGCCAGGGTGGGCATAAGCCCGGCCGCTCCGACGATGGCCGACAGCACCACATCGGAATCGGCATCGGCGGCCAGGGAGGCGTAGCCCTCGGGGCCATGCACGATGTCCGGGGCATATCCGGCGGGAAGCATCCCGGCCAGGGCGTCCACGCCGGAGGGGGTAAGCACGCAAAGGCGGGCGGGGCGGAAGCGGGCAGCCTGTTCGGCCAAAAGCGCAAGATTGGTGGCCCCGGCCAGGGCCGCCACGGTAAACCGCTCAGGGCGCCCTTCCGCCACGCGCAGGGCGTTTTTGCCGATGGAGCCGGTGCTGCCCAGCAGGCACAGGCGGCGGGGAAATCCGGGAAGGGCGTCTTCGCCCGGCAGGGAACTGATGTAACCCGCCCCGGAATCGTGCTCCGGGGCAAAGGGCGCCGCGTGGGCCGCAGTGTCGATCATGGGGAGTCTATCAGCCTTGGTTCGCCCCGTCGGGCGGTTTGGGGGACTGGTCCGGCCCCGGGGCGGGGGGATTGGCCGCCGGGGCGCGGCCGCCACGCCGCAGGGCCACGCCGAACCGGGCCAGGATCTCGGCCACCCGCTGGGCCGGATTTCCGGTCACCTTGGCCACGGCCTCCAGGTTGACCGCCACCAGGATATCCACTTTGAAGGGCGCAGCATCCCACAGGGTGGCGACCCGTCCGGCAACGGCCTCGTTGAGCTGCAACAGCGCGCACAGCCCGGTCAGTTCATCAATGGTCCTGGGTTTCCACAACAGCATGTCCGGCCGGTCGGGGTCGGCCTCGAAAAGCCGCCGCCGCCCGATGCGGGTCAAGTCGCCGTCATCGGTCCCGACCAGGGCGGCCACCTCGGCCTCCACGGCCCGCCGCAGGCGCAGGGTCCGGATCATCACCTTGCCGCCCTCGTCCCGGCACTTGTCGCGCAAAAACCCCAGGTAGGCGAACTCCAGAACCAACGGGGCGAGCCGTTCCAGACGCACCCGTTCGAAATTTCCCACCAGGGCCACAAGGAGACGGCGTTCCCGGGCATCGAAATCGCGCACGGCCCGTTCGTAATCATCCAGGGCCACGGCCTGGACCAGGGCGGCCCCCACGCCGATGGACATGGTCTGCCCGGCCAGAAATGCGAGCCGGACCTCGGCCTCGTCGGAATCCGGCGTCCCGGACTCAGCATATTCCCGGCCGGCGATGTCCATGGCCGCGATGCGGGCCACATGGCGCAGGGTGGCGGCCGGGGTTTTGGCCTCCGTCAGGGGATTTGCCCCGGAACCGAAAAACGCGGCCAGGATGGCCACCAGCCGCTGATTCTCCTGGCCCTGCTCCTGGTCCTCATAGGCGTCCTGCACCCGGGTTTTCTGGATGGTCTTGTCCGTGCCCGGCATGGTGGCCAGCACCTCGTCCAAGGGCAGGCGGACCCCGGCGAAGCCGCCCTCCCGGAACACGGCGTATTTCTCATTGGCCACGATCCCGGCGTGGGCCTGGGCGATACGTTCCCGCACAAAGATGTCCAGATGGGCCCGCCACCAGGATTCGTCGAACTCACAACGCTCGGTGATCTCCTCGATCTCGTGCAGGGCGGATTCGCCGAAGTTCAGGATGACGGCGTCGCTGAAATTATCCTTGATCAGGGCGCTGGCGTAGACTCCCCCCTGGACGCATTTGACCAGGAGGGCCTCGGCCCCGGCCAGTTCCCGCAAAAGCCCCTCGGCCTCGGCCCCGGCGCCGACGGCCCGGGCCTTGCCGTATTTGTTCAAAATGGCCAGGAACTCGCCGATAAGCCCCTTGATGTACTGGTGGCCGGGATGCTCGGCGCCGCGCCGCACAAGGATGTCGATGAGGCTTTTCTGCTCGATCTCGAGCAAGGGAAATTCGTTGATGCGCGCCCTGTTGACCCGGATGAACTCCAAAAAAACGCGCTCCTCCAGCACCTCGCGAAAGGCCTTGACCCGCTTGAGCTCCTCCAGACGCTCCAGATAGGCGGCCACCCGGTCGGTGTCCGAAAAGGCGCCGCCCTCCCGGGCGGCCCCAGTGTCATCAGAGCCATTGGCGTGCATGACGTCCTCGCGCATCCCGTCGTGCGTCGCAGGGCGACCCCGACGTGTTGCCTCACACGAAATACAGGGTGGTTCCCGAGGCCCAGGCATAGACCAGGATCGCGGGCAACAGTCCGTCCATGCGGTCCAGGATGCCGCCGTGGCCCGGCAAAAGCCGTCCGGAATCCTTGATTCCGGCCACCCGCTTCAGCGCGGACTCGTAGAAATCCCCGCCTTGGGCGGCCACGTTGAGCCCCGCCGCCAGCCAGATCCAGGCCATGGCGCCGACCTCCTGGCCCCACAGGAAGCCATACAGCAGGCACCACCCCACGCACAACACAAGGCCCCCCAGCCCCCCGGCCCAGGTCTTTTTGGGGCTGACCGCCGACCACAGCTTCGGGCCGCCGATAAGGCTGCCGCAATAATAGGCCCCGGTGTCGGAAACCGCCACGGCCGAAATCACGAAAAAAATCTCGGCCGGGCCGAACCGCAAAAAAAAGCCGAGCGCACAGGGGATATACAAAAGTCCGGCAACCAGCGCCCCGGGGAATCCCGGCGGGGTTGCGCCCTGGCCGCCTGCGCCGAACCGCAGCAGGAAGATGGCCTTTTCG
Above is a genomic segment from Desulfolutivibrio sulfodismutans DSM 3696 containing:
- a CDS encoding YIP1 family protein, which translates into the protein MRITCPECGFSRDVPDGKVPAATAVATCPKCRHRFRFRDFEDGFDPSSSAYEQPASEPRFSGEERDGYAPRAGLGASPRFPGAVRHGREPKGAADPAMHGEYDPSTPDAPRGQGRVFPPPSAHWEPSAPAEEAPVASEESTPLRMAPHPAAIDPPPRPEHAEERLRASEPAGREPRSEARQEQNGVRDIWARLQAMDDEDTARLTPPPRPAAHATGGPAHAAGGPAHAAGGPAHAAGGPARVATAPAGEAPAGRATEEPGSAPAPGVRPQAVSPPAAAAPEDTHAQRPAAASGGNGPAPDETDEAPGAKARRGDGRGATDSFSSPDSSSSSDSSSSSDSHGPFPEGRPDDAAQGEVPWERLDAYGFFPGLVLTLKRILFQPVEFFESMPPGRGKGKAMVFNLLLSEFLLLVDFLWALLGVRAKLADTGQTDALAAMAGVPGIGFLILLIMVPVFMAAGIYLDAGLTHLLLMLLRGNSKKFDETFRVMCYSAAPTVLSAVPVAGQLLSPVILIWYMMLQAIGLKKVHGAAYSQALAVVLIKWSLYLFLLLGMLHGLSSGG
- the fliS gene encoding flagellar export chaperone FliS, encoding MQTAAKAYLKTQVNTTSQGDILLLLYEGAIKFLGQAKEKIAARDYAQKGILISRALDILAELQSSLNAQKGGTLAENLQKLYFICSTKLLQANLKMDTAIIDEVMKILAGLRDAFRAANAEVTGQPAAAPQPQSAPYGVAPPSMAAKAEPKAPAKAPVSFPGFAKRAAPPAADVSGGEAASAAAARIVPPVAPPRVGAPAAAPRPGAAAGPAVAASPEPSQAPMPPPQVHSPMRRAFAAYATAREQKSAS
- the fliD gene encoding flagellar filament capping protein FliD, with protein sequence MSTTSTSGAITFTGLGSGTDFASMIDKLVAVEQTRITSLETWRTSWTDKIEAFQELNTQMLSLKTALEGMDTTGEFLVKTAGSSDGNVLSATAGADAQEGTHAIEVKQIAKNKIMATTDGVATTTESINTSGASRIFAYVYEGKTYSVAVPAGASLTDLKNLINIDGDNPGVKAAIVNDGTAYHLQLRGMDTGAESTLEISDTTTLAGYGSSDFTTSQTNQDALLKVDGWPATYMSRATNSISDVIEGVTLNLRSAGEADLDIETDLDSVKENIETFVEQVNAVRTMIIDLTKVTTTGSSVSTSTDSEQTQIGSLLTGNYGIQLISSRLKDATAGSAIGFDWATDPYTSLSSIGIMTDAQEGSVTAGLLVIDDEVLDAALEKDIDAVASLFSADYEGSTNSSDFSYASHIQGITEAGTYKVAYTVSGGVITSATINGHEAKISGNTILGQGKGNPENGLLLEIKNLTDGSYSGTSSMKLGKTGELINNLGDLTDSDTGPLAILEDNYNDITDMIDKKIEYEENRITLMESRLRERYARLDALLGYYDNISTSLESQIADLDE
- a CDS encoding flagellin N-terminal helical domain-containing protein; its protein translation is MSLIINHNLMADNATRNLSTAYGALATSTRRLSSGLRIGTAADDAAGLAVRELMRADIAALNQGVRNANDAISLIQTADGALGVIDEKLIRMKELAEQAATGTYTSDQRLIIDSEYQAMASEITRIANATDFNGLYLLNGNLSSSTHNGAGLQSTGKLKVHFGTANDSAEDYYYIQIGTATASALGVGLAASNSISTQALAQASLDTLKNAIVSKDKIRANLGALQNRLENTITNLEIQAENLQAAESRISDVDVATEMTEFVRQQILTQAAVAMLSQANSLPRMALSLMG
- the tsaB gene encoding tRNA (adenosine(37)-N6)-threonylcarbamoyltransferase complex dimerization subunit type 1 TsaB translates to MSDLPGPVAGPTLVLCAVEEVLRVVLAEAGRVREAFSAKGQGVAMTFLVPAMAEALSRAGMSPAGLAGVACVCGPGSFTGIRVSLAVAEGLRLGTGIPLWGLAYPPLVARAAFALRPGAKRVAAVVHARKGLTYVQAFTARAGQAPSPVGPVRVLPAPLAAQAAWESFFPPDGEGAFEDAAVVGSGLRNNREAFAAVFPEACLLSDEAAFPDADILAAAATGPARDAVLPPDPIYQRPSDAEENLADISRRRGLDPDRAKALLAAAMASGVA
- the rseP gene encoding RIP metalloprotease RseP, producing the protein MESVLSVALVLGGLIFFHELGHFAVARLFGIGVVTFSLGFGPKLFGFKLGATRYLLSAIPLGGYVQLAAQDPEEEAPEGFAPSTFFRLRPAWQRMLVVAAGPGFNFILAWLIFWGLFLSYGRMEVLPVIGQVQKDSPAEVAGILPDDRVVAIDGKPVAHWDDLAGTVRQTGEKPVTLEIERGPDGAASRVQVTLTPRMQVTKNIFGEEERVPLLGLVSAGKTISTPLGTGSSAGEALTRTWEVVSMTLLGMLKLIQRVVPLDSLGGPIMIAQMVSRQAAEGLANVLALTAVISINLGILNLLPIPVLDGGHILFFTLETVFRRPVSQRWQQITTRVGLAFLIGLMALALYNDLQRIFV
- the dxr gene encoding 1-deoxy-D-xylulose-5-phosphate reductoisomerase, whose translation is MIDTAAHAAPFAPEHDSGAGYISSLPGEDALPGFPRRLCLLGSTGSIGKNALRVAEGRPERFTVAALAGATNLALLAEQAARFRPARLCVLTPSGVDALAGMLPAGYAPDIVHGPEGYASLAADADSDVVLSAIVGAAGLMPTLAAARAGKLVALANKESLVLAGDLIRQACRESGAVILPVDSEHNALFQALGGPGLRELPHVATLVLTASGGPFRDKPAAFLQTVTREQALNHPNWSMGPKISVDSATLMNKGLEVIEACRLFGLPPERVEVVVHPQSIVHSLARYHDGSLLAHLGPPDMRVAIAYCLGYPRRTPLDLPAVDLVALGSLTFEAPRHDDFPCLSLARHSLSLGAWGPVALNAANETAVELFLAGRIAFLDIPRLVDFALTTQAGVYADDLDAILEIDRTTRRRVRERAEGGAPRG
- a CDS encoding phosphatidate cytidylyltransferase — its product is MIPRSHRTRFLTTLLVVPAVAATVLAGDWVLFSMVFAVSALGLREFFAMRAGPGSGREALVLAVIGTALAFPLLSGFRDSNSVLVLGVLLGAAWIEKAIFLLRFGAGGQGATPPGFPGALVAGLLYIPCALGFFLRFGPAEIFFVISAVAVSDTGAYYCGSLIGGPKLWSAVSPKKTWAGGLGGLVLCVGWCLLYGFLWGQEVGAMAWIWLAAGLNVAAQGGDFYESALKRVAGIKDSGRLLPGHGGILDRMDGLLPAILVYAWASGTTLYFV